In a genomic window of Curtobacterium flaccumfaciens pv. betae:
- the sucB gene encoding 2-oxoglutarate dehydrogenase, E2 component, dihydrolipoamide succinyltransferase: MSESVNLPALGESVTEGTVTRWLKNVGDRVEVDEPLLEVSTDKVDTEIPSPIAGVVEEILVQEDETVEVGTALVKIGDGSGSSDGGSDSSDSGADDANAAAADAEEPEAAPSTEQEAETPAPEPTEPEPAPAGQTQPAAPQAPSAPPAAAPVPAAAPVPPPAAAPPAAVPAQAAPAAAPAPASAPSATAAAAVPNPTQDGAASGYVTPLVRKLANEQGVDLSTVTGSGVGGRIRKEDVLAAAAKAPAASAAAAPAAASGPFVAEVSPLRGTREKMTRLRKVVAERAVQSMTSTAQLTSVVEVDVTKVAQFRDAHKAEFLEKTGSKLSFMPFFALAASEALKAHPKINSTVEGDEIVYPETENVSIAVDTERGLLTPVIKDAASLDLAQFSKSIADLAERTRNNQLKPDELAGGTFTLTNTGSRGALFDTPVVFLPQSAILGTGIVTKRPAVVKVDGQEAIAIRSFVYLALSYDHRIIDGADASRYLVAVKNRLEEGNFAPNLGY; this comes from the coding sequence ATGAGCGAATCCGTCAACCTCCCGGCGCTCGGCGAGAGCGTCACCGAGGGCACGGTGACCCGATGGCTGAAGAACGTCGGTGACCGGGTCGAGGTCGACGAGCCGCTGCTCGAGGTCTCGACCGACAAGGTCGACACCGAGATCCCGTCGCCGATCGCCGGCGTCGTCGAGGAGATCCTGGTGCAGGAGGACGAGACCGTCGAGGTCGGCACCGCCCTCGTGAAGATCGGTGACGGCTCCGGCTCGTCCGACGGCGGTTCGGACTCGTCCGACTCCGGCGCCGACGACGCGAACGCCGCCGCTGCCGACGCCGAGGAGCCCGAGGCCGCTCCGAGCACGGAGCAGGAGGCCGAGACCCCCGCCCCCGAGCCCACCGAGCCCGAGCCCGCCCCCGCCGGTCAGACGCAGCCTGCCGCCCCGCAGGCACCGTCCGCCCCGCCCGCAGCAGCGCCGGTCCCGGCCGCCGCTCCGGTCCCGCCGCCCGCAGCCGCACCGCCGGCAGCCGTGCCGGCCCAGGCCGCTCCGGCAGCCGCACCGGCTCCGGCGTCCGCGCCGAGTGCCACGGCCGCCGCCGCGGTGCCGAACCCCACGCAGGACGGCGCAGCCTCCGGCTACGTCACCCCGCTGGTGCGCAAGCTCGCGAACGAGCAGGGCGTCGACCTGTCCACGGTCACGGGCTCCGGTGTCGGGGGGCGCATCCGCAAGGAGGACGTCCTCGCCGCCGCCGCGAAGGCCCCGGCCGCCTCGGCTGCAGCAGCACCCGCCGCCGCTTCCGGCCCGTTCGTCGCCGAGGTCTCGCCACTGCGCGGAACCCGCGAGAAGATGACCCGCCTGCGCAAGGTCGTCGCCGAGCGTGCCGTGCAGTCGATGACCTCGACCGCACAGCTCACGAGCGTCGTCGAGGTCGACGTCACGAAGGTGGCGCAGTTCCGCGATGCCCACAAGGCGGAGTTCCTCGAGAAGACCGGCTCGAAGCTCTCCTTCATGCCGTTCTTCGCCCTCGCGGCGTCCGAGGCGCTGAAGGCCCACCCGAAGATCAACTCCACGGTCGAGGGTGACGAGATCGTCTACCCGGAGACCGAGAACGTCTCGATCGCGGTGGACACCGAGCGCGGGCTGCTGACCCCGGTCATCAAGGACGCGGCCTCGCTGGACCTGGCGCAGTTCTCGAAGTCCATCGCGGACCTCGCCGAGCGCACCCGGAACAACCAGCTGAAGCCCGACGAGCTGGCCGGCGGCACGTTCACGCTGACCAACACCGGTTCGCGTGGCGCGCTGTTCGACACCCCCGTGGTGTTCCTGCCGCAGTCGGCGATCCTCGGCACCGGCATCGTCACGAAGCGCCCGGCGGTCGTGAAGGTCGACGGCCAGGAGGCCATCGCCATCCGCTCGTTCGTCTACCTGGCGCTGTCGTACGACCACCGGATCATCGACGGTGCGGACGCCTCGCGGTACCTCGTCGCGGTGAAGAACCGTCTCGAAGAGGGCAACTTCGCCCCGAACCTCGGGTACTGA
- a CDS encoding RNA polymerase sigma factor, translating into MAARSTTIDPTKDTEPEGAVAEDATDTEGTAAPKKRATKAPAKKAPAKKAAPKAKKTDAVDEAIASDEPVEEPTDEADDTDDKTAKPDAAAAVAAGALVISQTDDDEAPVYSTTITGATADPVKDYLKQIGKVALLNAEQEVELAMRIEAGLFAEDKLQHATGLSKPAERELRWVARDGQRAKSHLLGANLRLVVSLAKRYTGRGMQFLDLIQEGNLGLIRAVEKFDYTKGFKFSTYATWWIRQAITRAMADQARTIRIPVHMVEVINKLARVQRQMLQDLGREPTPEELARELDMTPEKVVEVQKYGREPISLHTPLGEDGDSEFGDLIEDTEAVVPADAVGFTMLQKQLESLLDSLSEREAGVIRMRFGLGDGQPKTLDQIGDTFGVTRERIRQIESKTMAKLRHPSRSQSLRDYLE; encoded by the coding sequence ATGGCTGCCCGGAGCACGACGATCGATCCCACGAAGGACACCGAGCCCGAGGGCGCTGTGGCAGAGGACGCCACGGACACCGAGGGCACCGCAGCGCCGAAGAAGCGCGCCACGAAGGCCCCCGCCAAGAAGGCGCCCGCCAAGAAGGCGGCGCCCAAGGCGAAGAAGACCGACGCCGTCGACGAGGCGATCGCCTCCGACGAGCCCGTCGAGGAGCCGACCGACGAGGCCGACGACACCGACGACAAGACGGCCAAGCCGGACGCCGCTGCCGCGGTCGCCGCCGGTGCGCTCGTCATCTCGCAGACCGACGACGACGAGGCGCCGGTCTACTCGACGACCATCACGGGTGCCACCGCCGACCCGGTGAAGGACTACCTGAAGCAGATCGGCAAGGTCGCCCTGCTCAACGCCGAGCAGGAGGTCGAGCTCGCGATGCGCATCGAGGCCGGCCTGTTCGCCGAGGACAAGCTGCAGCACGCGACGGGGCTCTCGAAGCCCGCCGAGCGTGAACTGCGCTGGGTCGCCCGTGACGGTCAGCGTGCGAAGTCGCACCTGCTCGGCGCGAACCTCCGCCTGGTCGTCTCGCTCGCGAAGCGCTACACCGGTCGTGGCATGCAGTTCCTGGACCTCATCCAGGAGGGCAACCTGGGCCTGATCCGTGCGGTCGAGAAGTTCGACTACACCAAGGGCTTCAAGTTCTCGACCTACGCGACGTGGTGGATCCGTCAGGCCATCACCCGTGCCATGGCCGACCAGGCCCGCACCATCCGCATCCCGGTGCACATGGTCGAGGTCATCAACAAGCTCGCCCGCGTGCAGCGGCAAATGCTGCAGGACCTCGGTCGCGAACCCACTCCGGAAGAGCTCGCGCGCGAGCTCGACATGACCCCGGAGAAGGTCGTCGAGGTCCAGAAGTACGGCCGCGAGCCGATCTCGCTGCACACGCCCCTGGGCGAGGACGGCGACTCGGAGTTCGGTGACCTCATCGAGGACACCGAGGCGGTCGTGCCGGCCGACGCGGTGGGCTTCACGATGCTGCAGAAGCAGCTCGAGAGCCTGCTCGACTCCCTGTCCGAGCGCGAGGCGGGCGTCATCCGCATGCGCTTCGGCCTCGGTGACGGCCAGCCGAAGACCCTCGACCAGATCGGTGACACGTTCGGCGTGACGCGCGAGCGCATCCGTCAGATCGAGTCCAAGACGATGGCGAAGCTCCGCCACCCGTCGCGGTCGCAGTCGCTGCGCGACTACCTCGAGTAA
- a CDS encoding MurT ligase domain-containing protein, producing the protein MRFFIPILIGRILRALARARGGGSAYPGYIVLKLVPDFLQHVTKQFPNGVVFVLGSNGKSTTTHMISDIVRAHGLRVFTNPSGANLPQGIASALLSEVSLTGRLKADIGILEVDEAFAVELAGILSPSTVTMLNVQVDQLYRFFETERVATMMLDTAALSTANVITNHDDQFLDGYSGTPGQRVLRFGASDEVIAAAPNGLQNADSFDAGDRAQHTADAEVVAQTGDGATIRFDGVEIPVRLPARGLHYAVDAAAATATASAALGAQFRADAVTKAFGTMKPAYGRGERLPIAGESAEFTMFKNAASLQLNLDALPDQPEQVLMAIDEGTPDISWIYDIDFSKLDHVDVVSGDKAWQIAIALEHAGVRIGWVEPDVEAAIKHMEQLGSTTRGTKNFIVNYEIMMIARKALGHPDMEKTA; encoded by the coding sequence ATGCGCTTCTTCATCCCGATCCTGATCGGGCGGATCCTCCGTGCCCTCGCCCGTGCGAGGGGCGGCGGGTCCGCCTACCCCGGGTACATCGTCCTGAAGCTCGTGCCGGACTTCCTGCAGCACGTGACGAAGCAGTTCCCGAACGGCGTCGTCTTCGTGCTCGGCTCGAACGGCAAGTCGACGACGACGCACATGATCTCCGACATCGTCCGGGCGCACGGGCTGCGGGTCTTCACGAACCCGTCCGGCGCGAACCTGCCGCAGGGCATCGCATCGGCCCTGCTGTCCGAGGTCTCACTGACCGGCCGGCTCAAGGCGGACATCGGCATCCTCGAGGTCGACGAGGCCTTCGCGGTCGAGCTCGCCGGCATCCTGTCGCCCTCGACGGTGACGATGCTCAACGTGCAGGTCGACCAGCTGTACCGGTTCTTCGAGACCGAGCGGGTGGCGACGATGATGCTCGACACCGCCGCGCTGTCGACGGCGAACGTCATCACGAACCACGACGACCAGTTCCTCGACGGCTACTCCGGCACCCCCGGGCAGCGCGTCCTGCGGTTCGGTGCGAGCGACGAGGTCATCGCCGCGGCACCGAACGGTCTGCAGAACGCCGATTCGTTCGACGCCGGTGACCGTGCTCAGCACACCGCCGACGCCGAGGTCGTGGCCCAGACGGGCGACGGCGCGACGATCCGCTTCGACGGTGTCGAGATCCCGGTCCGCCTGCCCGCCCGCGGCCTGCACTACGCGGTCGACGCCGCTGCGGCCACCGCGACGGCCAGTGCGGCCCTCGGCGCGCAGTTCCGTGCCGACGCCGTGACCAAGGCCTTCGGCACGATGAAGCCCGCGTACGGCCGCGGAGAGCGTCTGCCGATCGCGGGCGAGTCCGCCGAGTTCACGATGTTCAAGAACGCCGCGAGCCTGCAGCTCAACCTCGACGCCCTACCGGACCAGCCCGAACAGGTCCTCATGGCGATCGACGAGGGCACGCCCGACATCTCCTGGATCTACGACATCGACTTCTCGAAGCTCGACCACGTGGACGTCGTCTCCGGTGACAAGGCGTGGCAGATCGCGATCGCGCTCGAGCACGCCGGTGTCCGCATCGGCTGGGTCGAGCCCGACGTCGAAGCAGCCATCAAGCACATGGAGCAGCTCGGCTCGACGACCCGCGGGACGAAGAACTTCATCGTCAACTACGAGATCATGATGATCGCCCGCAAGGCCCTGGGCCACCCGGACATGGAGAAGACCGCATGA
- a CDS encoding proteasome assembly chaperone family protein: protein MGTVNHPEELYTFDADAPTVPAGLHLIAGLTGFADAGSAVAQVTNSILEDLDTELVAEFDPDVLLDWRARRPVITFEHDHISAVEPPRLALHLVRDEIGQPFLFLSGYEPDFQWNRFVRAVTGLAADLQVADTTWVQSIPMPVPHTRPISLTVSGTRADLVEQMSVWKPETQAPANVLHLVEHRLAETGAQVTGLVLLVPHYLSDTEFPDAAVAALSGIAAATGLIFPTDALRESGREFLTRVEEQVAGNPELQRLVSVLEERHDTYMEGNPVASPLTGVDGEVPTADAIAAELERFLADRRTQGDATD from the coding sequence ATGGGGACGGTGAACCACCCCGAGGAGCTCTACACGTTCGACGCGGACGCCCCGACCGTGCCAGCAGGGTTGCACCTGATCGCCGGGCTGACCGGTTTCGCCGATGCCGGATCGGCCGTCGCGCAGGTGACGAACTCGATCCTCGAGGACCTCGACACCGAGCTCGTCGCCGAGTTCGACCCGGACGTGCTGCTCGACTGGCGGGCCCGTCGCCCGGTCATCACCTTCGAGCACGACCACATCAGCGCCGTCGAGCCGCCCCGTCTGGCCCTGCACCTGGTGCGCGACGAGATCGGCCAGCCGTTCCTGTTCCTGTCGGGCTACGAGCCGGACTTCCAGTGGAACCGCTTCGTCCGGGCCGTCACCGGGCTCGCCGCCGACCTGCAGGTGGCCGACACCACGTGGGTGCAGTCCATCCCGATGCCGGTCCCGCACACCCGTCCGATCAGCCTCACCGTCTCCGGCACCCGGGCCGACCTCGTCGAGCAGATGAGCGTCTGGAAGCCCGAGACCCAGGCGCCGGCGAACGTCCTGCACCTGGTCGAGCACCGCCTCGCCGAGACGGGCGCGCAGGTCACGGGGCTCGTGCTGCTCGTGCCCCACTACCTGTCCGACACCGAGTTCCCCGACGCCGCCGTCGCCGCGCTGTCCGGCATCGCGGCCGCGACCGGGCTCATCTTCCCGACCGACGCCCTGCGCGAGTCCGGTCGCGAGTTCCTGACCCGCGTCGAGGAGCAGGTGGCCGGCAACCCCGAGCTGCAGCGCCTGGTCTCCGTGCTCGAGGAGCGGCACGACACGTACATGGAGGGCAACCCCGTTGCATCGCCGCTGACCGGCGTCGACGGCGAGGTGCCGACCGCGGACGCGATCGCGGCCGAGCTCGAGCGCTTCCTGGCCGACCGGCGCACCCAGGGCGACGCGACCGACTGA
- a CDS encoding MFS transporter, whose protein sequence is MNSRRAFLIWGVAVLAYVLAVVQRSSLGVSGVDAQDRFAVSAAVLSTLAVVQIAVYAGLQIPVGIALDRVGPRRLVLLGAALLVVGQAIVAVSPSIGPAIAGRVLVGAGDAMTFISVIRLVPMWFSGRILPQISQWTGNLGQIGQILSAFPFAVLLHTVGWTPAFGVAAAASAVGLVLAAVFVRNGPVPVRTDTIPLPHSWGAAFSTFGHALRRPGTQLGFWSHYVTQSSGTVFSLLWGVPMLRGLGYSPGEAAGFLTIIVVVGFVAGPVLGVLCARFPMRRSNLVLGVVVLLAVLWTAILLWPGHPPTWLLVLLVVAMGIGGPGSLIGFDFARTFNPVGSLGSANGVVNVGGFLAAFVMMYLIGVVLDAAARATGTTVFAWENFRIALTVQYVVVGFGVGMLLHARRRTRRVLHSEEGIRVGPLWVALVARLRKRHVQ, encoded by the coding sequence GTGAACTCCCGTCGTGCCTTCCTGATCTGGGGTGTCGCGGTCCTCGCGTACGTCCTCGCCGTGGTGCAGCGGTCCTCGCTCGGGGTCTCCGGGGTCGATGCGCAGGACCGGTTCGCCGTTTCCGCCGCCGTCCTGTCGACCCTCGCCGTCGTGCAGATCGCCGTCTACGCGGGGCTGCAGATCCCGGTGGGGATCGCCCTCGACCGCGTCGGCCCCCGCCGACTGGTGCTCCTCGGCGCCGCGCTGCTGGTCGTCGGACAGGCGATCGTCGCGGTGTCCCCGTCGATCGGACCGGCCATCGCGGGGCGGGTGCTCGTCGGCGCCGGTGACGCGATGACCTTCATCTCGGTGATCCGCCTGGTGCCGATGTGGTTCAGCGGCCGGATCCTGCCGCAGATCTCGCAGTGGACCGGCAACCTCGGGCAGATCGGCCAGATCCTGTCGGCGTTCCCGTTCGCGGTGCTCCTGCACACGGTGGGCTGGACCCCGGCGTTCGGCGTCGCGGCCGCGGCCAGTGCCGTCGGTCTCGTGCTCGCCGCGGTCTTCGTGCGGAACGGTCCCGTGCCGGTGCGGACGGACACGATCCCGCTGCCGCACTCGTGGGGTGCCGCGTTCAGCACGTTCGGGCACGCGCTCCGCCGCCCGGGCACGCAGCTCGGGTTCTGGTCGCACTACGTCACGCAGTCGTCGGGCACGGTGTTCTCGCTGCTGTGGGGTGTCCCGATGCTCAGGGGGCTCGGGTACTCCCCGGGTGAGGCGGCGGGGTTCCTCACGATCATCGTGGTCGTCGGGTTCGTCGCCGGCCCGGTGCTCGGCGTGCTCTGCGCGCGGTTCCCGATGCGCCGGTCCAACCTGGTGCTCGGCGTGGTCGTCCTGCTCGCGGTGCTCTGGACGGCGATCCTGCTCTGGCCCGGGCACCCGCCGACGTGGTTGCTCGTGCTGCTCGTCGTCGCGATGGGGATCGGTGGGCCCGGTTCCCTGATCGGCTTCGACTTCGCCCGGACCTTCAACCCGGTCGGCTCGCTCGGCTCGGCGAACGGCGTGGTGAACGTCGGCGGGTTCCTGGCGGCCTTCGTGATGATGTACCTGATCGGTGTCGTCCTCGACGCGGCGGCACGGGCGACCGGCACCACGGTGTTCGCCTGGGAGAACTTCCGGATCGCCCTCACGGTGCAGTACGTCGTGGTCGGTTTCGGCGTCGGGATGCTCCTGCACGCCCGCCGTCGGACCCGCCGCGTGCTGCACTCGGAAGAGGGAATACGCGTCGGGCCACTCTGGGTTGCACTCGTTGCACGCCTGCGGAAGCGGCACGTGCAATAA
- the lpdA gene encoding dihydrolipoyl dehydrogenase, giving the protein MTEQTYDVVVLGGGSGGYAAALRAAELGMSVALIEGDKLGGTCLHRGCIPTKALLHAAEIADGTRDAEKYGVIAEFAGVDVPKVIDYQQGVINSKYKGLQGLIKARGITVVEGWGRLTSQNTVQVGDQTVTGKNIVLATGSYSKSLPGLEIGGRVITSETALRMDYVPNKVVILGGGVIGVEFASVWKSFGAEVTIVEGLPHLVPAEDESMSKQLERAFRKRGIEFSLGVRFQGVEQHENGVVVTLEDGKTFDGDVLLVAVGRGPVTQNVGYDEVGVAMDRGFVTTNERLATNIPNVYAVGDIVPGLQLAHRGFQQGIFVAEEIAGLNPVVIEDKNIPKITYSDPEVASVGLSQAKAEEQYGADKVDSYEYNLAGNGKSHIIGTSGSVKVVRVVDGPVVGVSMIGARVGELIGEAQLAVNWEAYPEDIAPLVHGHPTQNEALGEAFLHLAGKPLHAL; this is encoded by the coding sequence GTGACGGAACAGACTTACGACGTCGTTGTCCTCGGTGGCGGGAGTGGTGGGTACGCCGCTGCGCTCCGGGCCGCCGAACTCGGCATGAGCGTCGCGCTCATCGAGGGCGACAAGCTCGGAGGGACGTGCCTGCACCGCGGCTGCATCCCGACCAAGGCGCTGCTGCACGCCGCCGAGATCGCCGACGGCACGCGTGACGCCGAGAAGTACGGCGTGATCGCGGAGTTCGCCGGTGTCGACGTGCCCAAGGTGATCGACTACCAGCAGGGCGTCATCAACTCCAAGTACAAGGGCCTGCAGGGCCTGATCAAGGCCCGCGGCATCACCGTGGTCGAGGGCTGGGGGCGTCTGACCTCGCAGAACACCGTGCAGGTCGGCGACCAGACCGTCACCGGCAAGAACATCGTGCTCGCGACCGGCTCCTACTCGAAGTCCCTGCCCGGGCTCGAGATCGGCGGCCGCGTGATCACCTCCGAGACCGCACTCCGCATGGACTACGTCCCGAACAAGGTCGTCATCCTGGGCGGCGGCGTCATCGGCGTCGAGTTCGCCAGCGTCTGGAAGTCCTTCGGCGCCGAGGTCACCATCGTCGAGGGCCTGCCGCACCTGGTCCCCGCCGAGGACGAGTCGATGTCGAAGCAGCTCGAGCGTGCGTTCCGCAAGCGCGGCATCGAGTTCTCGCTCGGTGTCCGGTTCCAGGGCGTCGAGCAGCACGAGAACGGCGTCGTCGTCACGCTGGAGGACGGCAAGACCTTCGACGGTGACGTCCTGCTCGTCGCCGTCGGCCGTGGCCCCGTCACGCAGAACGTCGGCTACGACGAGGTCGGCGTGGCGATGGACCGCGGGTTCGTCACCACGAACGAGCGTCTCGCCACGAACATCCCGAACGTCTACGCCGTCGGCGACATCGTCCCCGGCCTGCAGCTCGCGCACCGCGGCTTCCAGCAGGGCATCTTCGTCGCCGAGGAGATCGCCGGCCTCAACCCGGTGGTCATCGAGGACAAGAACATCCCGAAGATCACCTACTCCGACCCCGAGGTCGCGTCGGTCGGGCTCTCGCAGGCCAAGGCCGAAGAGCAGTACGGCGCCGACAAGGTCGACTCGTACGAGTACAACCTGGCCGGCAACGGCAAGAGCCACATCATCGGGACCTCCGGTTCCGTCAAGGTCGTGCGCGTCGTGGACGGCCCCGTCGTCGGGGTCAGCATGATCGGTGCCCGCGTCGGCGAGCTCATCGGCGAAGCCCAGCTCGCCGTGAACTGGGAGGCCTACCCGGAGGACATCGCTCCCCTGGTGCACGGTCACCCGACCCAGAACGAAGCCCTCGGCGAGGCGTTCCTGCACCTCGCGGGCAAGCCGCTGCACGCGCTGTGA
- a CDS encoding leucyl aminopeptidase: MVRPTLSTTSSPPETTTADVLVVGVRPGSSGEADSTAVLAPTALGALDALAGLDLAAIGVTGAKDQLVRLPATGVGAKSVALIGLGSATGAAAIRAAAGSAVRQLPRVDSITLALPTDSAELVDAALEGAALGAYAFTRHKGTGTKAPARGDQRIEVVAPADVAADAAVRPAIVADAASLVRDLVNTAAGDLGPQDVADVATGFASDLPLTVEVLDEQALEEQGFGGILGVGRGSARPPRLVVVRYAPESATKHLALVGKGITFDSGGLSLKPAASMLGMKTDMTGAATVLAATVAAARLGLDVRVTAWLALAENMPSGTATRPGDVLTLKNGTTVEVTNTDAEGRLVLGDGMAAASLEQPDALVDVATLTGAQVVALGDRTTGLMGSDDLVAKVRAVAEGVSEPIWPMPLPEELEARLSSDVADIVNATVGNPAGGMLLAGKFLERFAGEGVPWAHLDIAGPSENKGGGYAWLGKGATGVMVRTLIALAEDLQSE; this comes from the coding sequence ATGGTCCGACCGACGCTCTCCACCACCAGTTCACCCCCCGAGACCACCACCGCCGACGTGCTCGTCGTCGGGGTCCGCCCGGGCTCGTCCGGCGAGGCCGACAGCACCGCCGTGCTCGCTCCCACCGCCCTGGGCGCGCTCGACGCCCTCGCCGGCCTCGACCTCGCCGCGATCGGGGTGACCGGCGCGAAGGACCAGCTCGTCCGCCTGCCCGCCACCGGCGTCGGTGCGAAGTCGGTCGCGCTGATCGGGCTCGGCTCCGCCACGGGTGCCGCGGCGATCCGCGCGGCCGCCGGCAGTGCCGTGCGACAGCTCCCCCGCGTCGACTCGATCACGCTCGCCCTGCCCACCGACTCGGCCGAGCTCGTCGACGCCGCCCTCGAGGGCGCGGCGCTCGGCGCGTACGCCTTCACCCGGCACAAGGGCACCGGCACCAAGGCCCCGGCCCGCGGTGACCAGCGCATCGAGGTCGTCGCGCCCGCCGACGTCGCAGCCGACGCCGCCGTGCGCCCCGCGATCGTCGCCGACGCCGCGTCGCTCGTGCGCGACCTCGTGAACACCGCCGCGGGCGACCTCGGGCCGCAGGACGTCGCCGACGTCGCGACCGGGTTCGCCTCGGACCTGCCGCTCACCGTCGAGGTCCTCGACGAGCAGGCGCTCGAGGAGCAGGGCTTCGGCGGCATCCTCGGCGTCGGCCGCGGTTCGGCCCGTCCCCCGCGACTGGTCGTCGTCCGGTACGCACCCGAGTCCGCCACGAAGCACCTCGCCCTCGTGGGCAAGGGCATCACCTTCGACTCGGGCGGCCTCTCGCTCAAGCCCGCGGCGTCCATGCTCGGCATGAAGACCGACATGACCGGTGCCGCCACGGTGCTCGCGGCGACCGTCGCCGCCGCCCGGCTGGGACTCGACGTGCGCGTGACCGCGTGGCTCGCCCTCGCCGAGAACATGCCCTCCGGCACCGCGACCCGCCCGGGCGACGTCCTGACGCTGAAGAACGGCACCACGGTCGAGGTCACGAACACCGACGCCGAGGGCCGCCTGGTGCTGGGCGACGGGATGGCCGCCGCGTCGCTCGAGCAGCCCGACGCGCTCGTCGACGTCGCCACGCTGACCGGCGCCCAGGTCGTCGCGCTCGGTGATCGCACCACCGGCCTGATGGGCAGCGACGACCTCGTCGCGAAGGTCCGTGCCGTCGCCGAGGGCGTCTCGGAGCCGATCTGGCCGATGCCGCTGCCCGAGGAGCTCGAGGCCCGGCTGTCCAGCGACGTCGCCGACATCGTCAACGCCACGGTCGGCAACCCGGCCGGCGGCATGCTGCTCGCGGGCAAGTTCCTCGAGCGCTTCGCCGGCGAGGGTGTCCCCTGGGCGCACCTCGACATCGCGGGTCCGTCGGAGAACAAGGGCGGCGGGTACGCCTGGTTGGGCAAGGGTGCGACGGGCGTGATGGTCCGGACGCTCATCGCTCTCGCAGAAGACCTCCAGTCCGAGTAG
- a CDS encoding type 1 glutamine amidotransferase → MTADRLTILHVYPRQMGVSGDRGNVAALARRAAAARIETQVVEYAPGDELPTTADVVVIGNGPLSAMRSLGDDVTRIGGALRAFANDGVPVIAVGGGFDLATNEVVPTEGAPVAGFGVFDARAVRGAERRVNYFVLETRYPLLPGAPKRLAGFEDHATTIELAAGVSPFADVVSGGGNQAGAPVEGAIVGTSFGTHTQGPILPLNPQLTDGVLAAATARLGREYAPGAEQTATIDRYAREARATVDRYVDKAFKRIA, encoded by the coding sequence ATGACGGCCGACCGGCTGACCATCCTGCACGTCTACCCCCGGCAGATGGGCGTCTCGGGCGACCGTGGCAACGTCGCGGCCCTGGCCCGCCGTGCGGCCGCCGCGCGCATCGAGACACAGGTCGTCGAGTACGCGCCCGGTGACGAGCTCCCGACCACGGCGGACGTCGTCGTGATCGGCAACGGACCGCTCAGCGCGATGCGTTCCCTGGGCGACGACGTCACCCGCATCGGCGGCGCGCTCCGTGCGTTCGCGAACGATGGTGTACCGGTCATCGCGGTCGGCGGTGGGTTCGACCTGGCGACGAACGAGGTCGTGCCGACCGAGGGTGCGCCGGTCGCCGGGTTCGGTGTGTTCGACGCCCGTGCCGTCCGCGGTGCCGAGCGGCGCGTGAACTACTTCGTCCTCGAGACCCGGTACCCGCTGCTCCCCGGAGCACCGAAGCGTCTCGCCGGCTTCGAGGACCACGCCACCACGATCGAGCTCGCGGCCGGGGTCAGCCCGTTCGCCGACGTCGTGTCCGGTGGTGGCAACCAGGCGGGGGCCCCGGTCGAGGGTGCGATCGTCGGCACGTCGTTCGGCACGCACACGCAGGGCCCGATCCTGCCGCTCAACCCGCAGCTGACCGACGGTGTCCTCGCCGCGGCCACCGCACGGCTGGGCCGCGAGTACGCGCCGGGCGCGGAGCAGACGGCGACCATCGACCGCTACGCACGTGAAGCGCGCGCCACGGTCGACCGTTACGTCGACAAGGCGTTCAAGCGCATCGCCTGA